In Diceros bicornis minor isolate mBicDic1 chromosome 23, mDicBic1.mat.cur, whole genome shotgun sequence, a single genomic region encodes these proteins:
- the SH3BGRL2 gene encoding SH3 domain-binding glutamic acid-rich-like protein 2 isoform X2: MSTSQIKKKQQDVVRFLEANKIEFEEVDITMSEEQRQWMYKNIPPEKKPAQGNPLPPQIFNGDRYCGDYDSFFESKESNTVFSFLGLKSRLASTAEP; this comes from the exons ATGTCAACATCTCAG ATAAAGAAGAAGCAGCAGGATGTAGTTCGATTTCTGGAAGCCAACAAGATCGAGTTTGAGGAGGTGGATATCACCATGTCAGAGGAACAGAGGCAGTGGATGTACAAGAACATCCCCCCGGAAAAGAAGCCCGCTCAGGGCAACCCTCTGCCGCCTCAGATATTTAATGGTGACCGATACTGTGGC GATTATGACAGTTTTTTTGAATCAAAGGAAAGCAACACAGTCTTTTCATTCTTAGGCCTAAAATCACGGTTGGCATCAACG GCAGAACCGTAG